The following coding sequences lie in one Rhodospirillaceae bacterium genomic window:
- a CDS encoding DNA cytosine methyltransferase → MPGAYYNENDPYAADWLENLIADGLIAAGVVDRRSIVDVQPRDVRDFDQCHFFAGAGGWSYALRLAGWDDARAVWTDRAHASRFSATGRRRGFADKRHLWPHWFRLIRECQPATIFGEQVAGAGQWIDQVFADLKVPLRLRGGRSAGLHARARHKLGNDCGLWPTPRAPPARLDRTMQKLVGAEPG, encoded by the coding sequence TTGCCCGGCGCGTACTACAACGAGAATGACCCATATGCAGCAGACTGGCTCGAAAACCTCATTGCTGACGGGCTCATTGCCGCCGGCGTCGTCGATCGGAGATCAATCGTCGATGTCCAGCCGAGAGACGTGCGGGACTTCGATCAATGCCACTTCTTCGCCGGCGCTGGCGGCTGGTCCTACGCGCTGCGACTTGCCGGCTGGGACGACGCGAGGGCGGTCTGGACTGATCGTGCCCATGCCAGCCGTTTTTCCGCAACGGGACGCCGGCGCGGCTTTGCCGACAAGCGCCACTTGTGGCCGCACTGGTTCCGCCTCATCCGCGAGTGCCAACCTGCAACGATCTTTGGCGAGCAGGTTGCGGGAGCTGGACAGTGGATCGACCAAGTATTCGCTGACCTGAAAGTCCCACTCCGCCTCCGGGGCGGCCGATCTGCCGGGCTGCATGCGCGGGCGCGCCACAAGCTCGGCAACGATTGTGGTTTGTGGCCGACGCCGCGCGCGCCGCCGGCAAGGCTGGACCGGACTATGCAAAAATTGGTCGGAGCCGAACCGGGATAA